The Terriglobus roseus sequence AGACCCGCAGGACTACCTCACACAATACGGTGCCTTCAGCACAATGTGAGTACACCGATGGTGTTATCTACAGGACACTTTCTTCCCACAGTGCATCGAGACTGGACGGATCGGCTTCGTCGGTGAGCAGCACGCACGAGGGACATCGACCCCACCCCACCATCCAAGGCGCCGCCGCTACCAAGGATCGTGTACACCGGCTCTTACGGGGTCGGAGTTGCCGTTCGCCTGTACACACCTACATTCGTTACCGACACGCCCGTAGAGTCTGAGGAGATCGTCGTGATCGTCATTGTCCGACCATCATCCGACAGGGTGCGCTTGCTCGTCGCAGCCACTTGAAATGCGTTGCGATAGGTGGCAATCACGGCGGCTCCGTCTCGCTGAAGACTTACGGGAAGCAGGATGCTCTTGCTGCCTGTTACCATGGCGGGCTTGCCGTCATAGTCGGCTGTGTAATCCACGTCGAATGGCTCGCCTGCCATCGGCTGCGTATGCGAGTGATAGTGCACTCCACGAGCTTCCCGTGTCATCTCAATGGTCATTTCCCTGGGGCACGTCTTCCCGGGATAATGCGATAACTCCGGCTCAAGAATCCACGTCCCTAAAAAAGGGTCCGAGGCACCTCCAGCGCCTCGGACTTGTGAAGGACTTAATGTCAGTAGAAAAAACACGACGGCAGTCGGAAGTTTCATAAGGACTCCAGAAAACCCCAACATCAAAGGGCCCTCAGAAACTCCAGGATGGATTGCTTATCGACTTCCGGCAGTCTGTTGAAGCGACTGACAGTCCCGTTCGCCTCCGAGAAGCCATACTTCGCAGAGTCGCGATCCTTTGCAGGGTTATCGCCGCCGTCGAAGCCGGGGAATGAGAAGTGGTCCTGGATGGCGGTCATCAGGTCGGACGTGCGTCCGTCGTGCAGGAAGTAGATACGCTGCCCCAAACCCCAGAGTGGCGTGGTCCGAAACTCATCGGGACCAGCATTCCCCTGCACAATGTTGTCCGCCAGAGTCGCGCCCATGTGGTGCACCAGCAGATCGGAGTACAGGTTCACCGTCTGCCCGCGGAGAGCCACGGTATGCGCACCGACTTCATCCCACTGGCCGGACGGGTTGGCCGTGCCGGGCGTCTGCATGGAAGGCGTGTGGCAGAAGGCGCAACCGACCTCCTTGAACAACTGCTTCCCGCGCGAAGCAGAGGCGGTCATCGGAGCGGGCTGCGGAGCGTCCACAAAACGCATGAACTCTGTGAACATAAGCCACGCGGGCATGATCTTCAGGGGATTGTTGTAAGACACTGCGTCGGTGCGCGGAACATCAAAGGGCTCGTAGGCTTTGTTGCACTCGGGATCTTCGTTGCGGGCGATCGGAAACAGATCGTTGCTGATGCCCATCTCCACGTTGTACGCTTCACCGGCGAAGACTGTCAGCGAGGCATTTTGTGCCTTCCATCCGAAGCGGCTGATCGTTCCGGTGTTCGGGTTGATGTTGGGACGACCCTCGATACCAAGCGACCGCTTCTCGTCGCGGTCGGCACGCATATTCTCCCGAATGGTCGAGTCCTGAATCGATTCAATCAGCCCAAGTCCGAAGAGCTGCAAGGGAATGCGAAAGGCCAGATTGCGCTCCTGCATCTCCCTATCGAAGTCGGGCTGCTGCACTCGGCAGGCCGCCGGAACGTCTGATCGACCCGCGAGGGTGAACAAGCTATGGACGCCACCGTCCCGTGCGCCATTCTTTCCAAACTTGAACCGCACCTCGCGGAAGGCGCCGTTGCGTTCCTCGAAGCTGGGCACGGTATTGTTCGCACCCATCCTGCCAGCCACCTCGAAGGCAGCGTTCTTCCGCTGGGCACTGCCACCGATGGCAGGCTGGGAGTGGCAGGTGAAACACTGGTCTGCGTTGAAGACCGGCCCCATACCCGCCGAGTTGACGAGCTTCTTGGGCGAGAACGGATTGCTCGGATCGGGATCGAGCGGCAGCACGCCCTGGGGCTGCTGCACGCAGGTGTCGCAAGTGCCCTCAAGCTCCGAGACACGAAGCAGACTTTCCGTGAACAGTGCGATCTCGTTCGCGTTCAAGTTAGGAACAGGATTCGGAATCGCGCTCTTCGGATTCGGGCGCGGCCCGGGATCGCGCGCGCGGAATCCCGGAGGTGTGTGCTGGGCGAATGCCGGCGTGAGAGACGAGGCAGAGAAGAGCAGCAGGAACAGAGGACGCAAAGCGCGACGGACAGGCTTCACAGGTCGAACTCCTTGGAATGGCCTTCTCCCTGGAGCATCTCGATGACATTAACGGGACGCGTGAGGCGCAAGCGAAGACCCGGAGTTGTCGGTGCTGGAGGGATGAATCGACAATGCCTCGCAGCGATCCTTTTCGCTCTTAGAAAAGTCCTCTGTTTCTCTTAGGTTTTTATTAGCCGTTCTAAGTCGATGAAAACAAGGAGGCGCGGAGCCGGTGAGCAGACAGACCGGACATGAACCGCGGGCAACCTACGATTCCATGGGCGTGCTTAGAGTTGAGAGCGACCCCGTGTCGCTTGTTGGAGTATCGGAAATCCAGGATCTGCACCGCTCAAGCGCTGCAAAAGAGCCTGGTAAGTGCTCTTCGCATCCTCTAGCCTTCCTTCCGCGACGTAAGCCTTCGCCAGATTCAGCTGAACGACATTCAACAGCGGGTCATTCAGCACCAGGCCGGGATGGTCGGCTATCTTTTGAAATTCCGCAGCAGCGTCGGACGCCTTTCCTATCGCCATAAATGCCTGGCCACGAAGGAAGACTGCGTCCAGCGGCAGGCTCATTTCAAATTGCGAGGTTCGTTGAAGCAACTCAATCGCCTGCTGCGGCTGTTTGTGGGCCAGCGCGAGGGCTGCCTGGATGGAAGGGACATAGTCGCGGGTAACGAGCGTGTCCTCGGGAAATCGCCGGCGGAGATCCGAGACCAGCTTCCCAGATTCGTCATCATGGCCGGTCATCGCGAACACCAGCGCGGCGGGGTATTCAACACTACGCCCGTTCGATAGCCCAAGCGCAGCACGAGCTTCCTTCACAGCCAACTCTGGGTAGCCGTAGAGTGCGTCTGATATCGCTTCCGTCGCGGTAAGCTCTGCCTCAGCCTCTGGCTTTGAGTTGCGCCGCGTGATGCTCACGGCCTGCTCCTGAAGAGCCTGCGCCTGAGACATCCTTCCTGCTTGTGCCATCGTGGCGGCTCTGTAGTGCAACAACCAGGGATTCGTAGGCGCCGCATCGGACGCCCGCTTCATGCCTTCCGGATCATTTTTCAGAAAGGCCATCCGATAGGCCGTACTGACAAAGCCGGGCAGAAAGAGCTTTCGCTGCGATGCCTGCCGCAACACCTGCTCGGCCTCGCCGACACGATTGAGAGCGATCAGATTGACCGCGGCATTCCGGTAACCCACCACGAAATCGGGATCGATAGAGATCGCGTCCTTCGCTTCTGCCAGGGCTCTTTCATACTGGCCGTACGCGGGGTACACCATCCCGGACAGGAAGACCCGCGGGTAAACATCGCGTGGATACAGCTGGATCCACGCCTCGCAGGCAGCCTTTGCCTTCTCAAGATTTCCGCTGACCAAAAGTTCGTAGGAGACATCGATCGAGAGTTGCTCGCGATAGCTTGCACGTTGACGCAAACCATAGGCTGTCTGCGTACTCTGGATCGCAGACGTCTCCTGACCGAGGTCGGCATACATCCGCCCCAGCCACACATGCGCTTCGGCAAACTCCGGATCCAACTCGGTCGCTTGCAGGAATAACGGCACGGCTGCGGCACTGCCCTTCGCATTGAAGATATTCATGCCCCGGCTAAAGGCCTTTAGCGCGTCGAGCGACGAAGTAGTCGCCTCGGCAAGCGGTGTATCCAGATCGTGGATGGACGTCCGAGCCTCCCCAATACGGGTGCGGAAGCGCGTTGAGATCTGGCTGAGGGCGTTCAGCGCATCTTCTTTTCGTGCGATCTGGACCTGTTCCGCCTCCAGGTTCTCGCCCGTGCTGCAGCGTCTGGCCTGCAGGCTGATGACATACTCATTCCCCAACCTGGAGATGGAGCCATTGAGCACCACGGTCCCGCCGATCCGTTGGCAGAGCTCCCGGCCAACCTCCAGTGTGAGCGGAGCGTCGCTCTGCAAGCCCATTAATTTGAGCGTGGTCCGTATCTGACTATCGCTTGCCAGTCGCAGAACGGGCGACTGTTCCAACTGCACCAGCGTCCCCTGACGAAGCGCATAGTCGAAGACGGGGTCTCCCGTAGTGTTGGCAAAGTCAGCAAGGACGATCGTGTCTTTCGTACTGAACGCCGCCGCCCGATGCCTCTGATAAAAAAGGAACGCCACGAGGCCCGCGACGAAGAGTGAGGCCGCAACGGCGAATGCCACAGGTGCTTT is a genomic window containing:
- a CDS encoding di-heme oxidoredictase family protein, coding for MKPVRRALRPLFLLLFSASSLTPAFAQHTPPGFRARDPGPRPNPKSAIPNPVPNLNANEIALFTESLLRVSELEGTCDTCVQQPQGVLPLDPDPSNPFSPKKLVNSAGMGPVFNADQCFTCHSQPAIGGSAQRKNAAFEVAGRMGANNTVPSFEERNGAFREVRFKFGKNGARDGGVHSLFTLAGRSDVPAACRVQQPDFDREMQERNLAFRIPLQLFGLGLIESIQDSTIRENMRADRDEKRSLGIEGRPNINPNTGTISRFGWKAQNASLTVFAGEAYNVEMGISNDLFPIARNEDPECNKAYEPFDVPRTDAVSYNNPLKIMPAWLMFTEFMRFVDAPQPAPMTASASRGKQLFKEVGCAFCHTPSMQTPGTANPSGQWDEVGAHTVALRGQTVNLYSDLLVHHMGATLADNIVQGNAGPDEFRTTPLWGLGQRIYFLHDGRTSDLMTAIQDHFSFPGFDGGDNPAKDRDSAKYGFSEANGTVSRFNRLPEVDKQSILEFLRAL
- a CDS encoding winged helix-turn-helix domain-containing protein; its protein translation is MLYLFDTFELSEQEFSLSRDGRRLSIEPRALQVLFVLVKNQGKLMEKKALLEAVWKDTYVEETTLTRAIAVIRKHLADDPRVPRYIETVPTRGYRFIAEVAVRPMDVAPEVGPDPAPATLVEQSTFEEATAPSADVPAADIRPERQASGIPPKRKAPVAFAVAASLFVAGLVAFLFYQRHRAAAFSTKDTIVLADFANTTGDPVFDYALRQGTLVQLEQSPVLRLASDSQIRTTLKLMGLQSDAPLTLEVGRELCQRIGGTVVLNGSISRLGNEYVISLQARRCSTGENLEAEQVQIARKEDALNALSQISTRFRTRIGEARTSIHDLDTPLAEATTSSLDALKAFSRGMNIFNAKGSAAAVPLFLQATELDPEFAEAHVWLGRMYADLGQETSAIQSTQTAYGLRQRASYREQLSIDVSYELLVSGNLEKAKAACEAWIQLYPRDVYPRVFLSGMVYPAYGQYERALAEAKDAISIDPDFVVGYRNAAVNLIALNRVGEAEQVLRQASQRKLFLPGFVSTAYRMAFLKNDPEGMKRASDAAPTNPWLLHYRAATMAQAGRMSQAQALQEQAVSITRRNSKPEAEAELTATEAISDALYGYPELAVKEARAALGLSNGRSVEYPAALVFAMTGHDDESGKLVSDLRRRFPEDTLVTRDYVPSIQAALALAHKQPQQAIELLQRTSQFEMSLPLDAVFLRGQAFMAIGKASDAAAEFQKIADHPGLVLNDPLLNVVQLNLAKAYVAEGRLEDAKSTYQALLQRLSGADPGFPILQQATRGRSQL